From one Streptomyces sp. NBC_01478 genomic stretch:
- a CDS encoding alpha/beta hydrolase: MPSSSVSSWDEPEGLAARGTLIVLAGRGEHGGVYERFGRRLGFDAYRVRALGDPTADPAVLEQAAKLLADESLPGPKVLVGSDTGARYALQLAAEQTAGVDALILAGLPTGAWTAGSWEEEAAARTACPTHQGRLTNDSEFRRGAIDSAPELPEPNPDLVRVPVLALHGQADTISPLDRALSVYAGHPNVHTVTFVDGRHDVLNDALHRTVAATVVLFLERLRLSSELPAIAEELT, from the coding sequence ATGCCCTCTTCCTCCGTCTCGTCCTGGGACGAACCCGAAGGCCTCGCCGCGCGCGGCACGTTGATCGTGCTGGCCGGGCGGGGCGAACACGGCGGTGTCTACGAGCGGTTCGGCCGCCGGCTCGGCTTCGACGCCTACCGCGTCCGCGCCCTCGGTGACCCGACCGCCGACCCCGCCGTACTGGAGCAGGCCGCCAAACTGCTCGCCGACGAGTCGCTGCCCGGCCCGAAGGTGCTGGTCGGCTCGGACACCGGCGCGCGCTACGCCCTTCAGCTCGCCGCCGAGCAGACCGCGGGCGTCGACGCGCTGATCCTCGCCGGGCTGCCCACCGGGGCCTGGACTGCGGGCAGTTGGGAGGAGGAGGCCGCGGCGCGCACCGCCTGCCCGACCCATCAGGGGCGCCTCACCAACGACTCCGAGTTCCGCCGGGGCGCCATCGACAGCGCACCCGAGCTGCCCGAACCGAATCCGGACCTGGTGCGCGTCCCGGTCCTGGCCCTGCACGGCCAGGCCGACACGATCAGCCCGCTCGACCGGGCGCTGAGCGTCTACGCCGGTCACCCGAACGTGCACACCGTGACCTTCGTGGACGGCCGGCACGACGTCCTCAACGACGCCCTGCACCGCACCGTCGCCGCCACGGTCGTCCTCTTCCTCGAACGGCTCCGCCTCTCCTCCGAACTTCCCGCGATAGCCGAGGAGTTGACATGA
- a CDS encoding ABC transporter permease, translated as MTTKPLNSAVLPAQLAPADTPQPAARVTIRGRTKTARRFTVPRSVRRAAGPVGLVLLWFLTSATGVLPESVLASPVDVIRQAVDLTKNGELPSAIAASGRRAAIGFLIGATVALTLSLVAGLFRLGEDVIDSSMGMFRAIPWVGLIPLFIVWFGIEETPKIALVALGVTYPLYFNIYGGIRSTDAQLVEAARMMGLGRFGLIKYVILPSALPGALVGLRYALSTAWLALVFAEQVNADAGLGYLMSNAQQYFRTDVIVLCLVVYALLGLACDFAVRILSRRLLTWRANFEGEA; from the coding sequence ATGACGACGAAACCCCTGAACTCGGCCGTGCTGCCCGCGCAGTTGGCGCCCGCGGACACCCCTCAGCCGGCCGCGCGCGTCACCATTCGCGGCCGGACGAAGACCGCCCGCCGCTTCACCGTCCCCCGTTCCGTACGGCGTGCCGCCGGACCCGTCGGGCTCGTCCTGCTCTGGTTCCTGACGTCCGCCACCGGGGTGCTCCCCGAGTCCGTGCTGGCCTCCCCCGTCGACGTCATCCGGCAGGCGGTGGACCTGACGAAGAACGGTGAACTGCCCAGCGCCATCGCCGCGTCGGGCCGCCGTGCCGCCATCGGCTTCCTGATCGGCGCGACGGTCGCACTGACGCTGTCGCTGGTGGCCGGGCTGTTCCGGCTCGGCGAGGACGTCATCGACTCCTCGATGGGCATGTTCCGGGCGATCCCCTGGGTGGGTCTGATCCCGCTGTTCATCGTCTGGTTCGGCATTGAGGAGACCCCGAAGATCGCGCTGGTCGCGCTCGGGGTGACGTATCCGCTGTACTTCAACATCTACGGCGGCATCCGCTCCACCGACGCCCAACTCGTCGAGGCCGCACGGATGATGGGGCTCGGCCGGTTCGGTCTGATCAAGTACGTGATCCTGCCGAGCGCGCTGCCCGGGGCACTCGTGGGCCTGCGGTACGCGCTGTCCACCGCGTGGCTGGCGCTGGTCTTCGCCGAGCAGGTCAACGCGGACGCGGGGCTCGGCTATCTGATGAGCAACGCCCAGCAGTACTTCCGTACGGACGTCATCGTGCTGTGCCTCGTCGTGTACGCGCTGCTCGGGCTGGCCTGCGACTTCGCCGTACGGATCCTGTCGCGCCGGCTGCTGACCTGGCGGGCCAACTTCGAGGGTGAGGCGTAG
- a CDS encoding LysR family transcriptional regulator, with protein sequence MPQPVLDIVALRSLTTIADCGGFHRAARALALSQSAVSQHVRRLEKTLGLPIVEREGRGTRFTPEGRLLLEQARRILAVHDEAVRTLLDVEGDTVTIGSTEHAADQFLPRLTAAVQEVRPGCRVRFRIDRSARLVEAVERGSVDVAVYVTEAAATEGTPVGGLPLTWHATPGWQPPAAPAPVPLVAIEDPCAIRRRAISTLAAHGVPAAVVGDAGYLAGVLDIARTGQGVALLAAVGTAPDGLTPYDGLPSVTPIPMSALARPGADPATVDAAFAAVRDLLR encoded by the coding sequence ATGCCCCAACCTGTCCTCGACATCGTGGCCCTGCGCAGCCTGACCACGATCGCCGACTGCGGCGGCTTCCACCGGGCGGCCCGGGCCCTCGCCCTGAGCCAGTCCGCGGTCAGCCAGCATGTGCGCAGACTGGAGAAGACACTGGGCCTGCCGATCGTCGAGCGGGAGGGGCGGGGCACCCGGTTCACCCCCGAAGGACGGCTCCTCCTCGAACAGGCCCGGCGCATCCTCGCCGTGCACGACGAGGCCGTACGCACCCTGCTGGACGTGGAGGGCGACACCGTCACCATCGGCTCCACCGAACACGCGGCCGACCAGTTTCTGCCACGGCTGACCGCGGCCGTCCAGGAGGTGCGGCCCGGCTGCCGGGTCCGCTTCCGCATCGACCGCTCGGCCCGGCTCGTCGAGGCCGTGGAACGCGGCAGCGTGGACGTCGCGGTGTACGTCACCGAGGCCGCCGCCACCGAGGGCACACCGGTCGGCGGCCTCCCGCTCACCTGGCACGCCACGCCCGGCTGGCAGCCCCCGGCGGCGCCCGCGCCGGTCCCGCTCGTCGCCATCGAGGACCCGTGCGCGATCCGCCGCCGCGCCATCTCCACCCTGGCCGCGCACGGCGTACCCGCCGCGGTCGTCGGCGACGCCGGCTATCTCGCCGGCGTCCTCGACATCGCCCGCACCGGACAGGGCGTCGCCCTGCTCGCCGCGGTCGGCACGGCTCCGGACGGGCTGACCCCCTACGACGGCCTGCCCTCCGTCACCCCGATCCCGATGAGCGCGCTCGCCCGCCCGGGCGCCGACCCGGCGACGGTCGAC
- a CDS encoding sulfurtransferase translates to MSPRVTTTVAELTELLGSERPPVLLDVRWALGDPHGRDHYADSHIPGAVYVDLDTELAAPASPEGGRHPLPDLAQLQESARRWGIGSGRSVVVHDDLGNTAAARAWWLLRYAGVTEVTLLDGALGAWRAAGLPLESGIPADPAPGDIVLSAGALPITDADGAAELAVSGVLLDARAGERYRGEVEPVDPRAGHIPGAVSAPTGENLAADGTFLSPELLRKRFEERGAGAASRIGVYCGSGVTAAHQIAALEIAGFEATLFPGSWSAWSADPARPAATGDRP, encoded by the coding sequence ATGAGCCCCCGTGTGACGACCACCGTCGCCGAGCTGACCGAGCTCCTCGGGTCCGAGCGGCCGCCCGTGCTGCTCGACGTCCGCTGGGCCCTCGGCGATCCCCACGGCCGCGACCACTACGCGGACAGCCACATCCCGGGCGCGGTCTACGTCGACCTGGACACCGAGCTGGCCGCACCGGCGAGCCCCGAGGGCGGCCGGCATCCGCTCCCCGACCTCGCCCAACTGCAGGAGTCCGCCCGCCGTTGGGGCATCGGGAGCGGACGATCCGTCGTCGTCCACGACGACCTGGGCAACACGGCGGCCGCCCGCGCCTGGTGGCTGCTGCGCTATGCGGGAGTCACCGAAGTGACCCTGCTGGACGGGGCGTTGGGCGCCTGGCGCGCGGCGGGGCTGCCGCTGGAGTCCGGGATTCCCGCCGATCCGGCCCCGGGTGACATCGTGCTCAGCGCGGGCGCACTGCCGATCACCGATGCCGACGGGGCCGCCGAACTCGCCGTGTCCGGGGTGCTGTTGGACGCGCGTGCCGGTGAGCGCTACCGGGGCGAGGTCGAGCCGGTGGACCCGCGTGCCGGCCACATTCCGGGGGCCGTGTCCGCGCCGACCGGGGAGAACCTGGCGGCGGACGGGACCTTCCTGTCGCCCGAGCTGCTGCGCAAGCGGTTCGAGGAGCGGGGTGCCGGTGCCGCTTCACGCATCGGCGTGTACTGCGGGTCCGGGGTCACCGCCGCGCATCAGATCGCGGCGCTGGAGATCGCCGGGTTCGAGGCGACGCTCTTCCCCGGTTCCTGGTCCGCCTGGTCCGCCGATCCCGCGCGGCCGGCCGCGACGGGAGACCGGCCATGA